The following coding sequences lie in one Bordetella genomosp. 9 genomic window:
- a CDS encoding mannose-1-phosphate guanylyltransferase/mannose-6-phosphate isomerase → MTRPYPEFRPVILCGGSGSRLWPLSRELLPKQFIRLTGERSLLQNTVMRLVNTAGADRPLLVCNDAHRFIAAEQMQELAKVQAELLLEPCARNTAPAIAAAVLRATRDGDDPVMLVVPSDHVMEEGEALREAFRLAHEAASQGALVTFGVRPTAPLTGYGYLRTSPSDAPWHRVEAFVEKPNAERAAEFLREGGYYWNSGMFAFRASVFLHELERHAPAMLDAVRTAVRDGTGDDVAFKLGAEAFAACPSDSIDYAVMERTDSAVAVPLDAGWSDVGAWDAVWDIAAKCPDGNSVSGDVLIEDSRNCLVHATNRLVATIGLDNIVVIETADAVLVVHKDHTQDVKRVVETFRTQHRSEMAHHREVKRPWGSYDSIGQGPRYQIKRITVKPGARLSSQMHHHRAEHWVVVSGTARIHNGDRTFLLTENQSTYIPLGEVHCLENPGKIPLELIEVQSGAYLGEDDIVRFEDMYGRV, encoded by the coding sequence ATGACTCGACCCTACCCCGAGTTTCGCCCCGTCATCCTCTGCGGCGGATCCGGATCGCGCCTGTGGCCGCTGTCCCGCGAGCTGCTGCCCAAGCAGTTCATCCGGTTGACCGGCGAACGCAGCCTGCTGCAGAACACCGTGATGCGTCTGGTCAATACCGCCGGCGCCGACCGCCCGCTGCTGGTGTGCAACGACGCGCACCGCTTCATCGCCGCCGAACAAATGCAGGAGCTGGCCAAGGTGCAGGCGGAACTGCTGCTCGAACCCTGCGCGCGCAACACGGCGCCCGCCATCGCGGCCGCCGTATTGCGGGCCACACGGGACGGCGACGACCCGGTCATGCTGGTCGTGCCTTCCGACCACGTCATGGAAGAAGGCGAAGCGCTGCGCGAGGCCTTCCGCCTGGCCCATGAAGCCGCCAGCCAGGGCGCGCTGGTGACCTTCGGCGTGCGCCCGACGGCCCCGCTCACCGGCTACGGCTACCTGCGCACGTCGCCGTCCGACGCGCCCTGGCACCGCGTCGAAGCCTTCGTGGAGAAACCCAACGCCGAACGCGCCGCGGAGTTCCTGCGCGAAGGCGGCTATTACTGGAACAGCGGCATGTTCGCCTTCCGGGCGTCCGTATTCCTGCACGAACTGGAACGCCATGCGCCGGCCATGCTCGACGCCGTACGCACCGCCGTGCGCGACGGCACGGGCGACGACGTCGCCTTCAAGCTGGGCGCGGAGGCTTTCGCCGCCTGCCCCAGCGACTCCATCGACTACGCGGTCATGGAACGGACCGACAGCGCTGTGGCCGTTCCGTTGGACGCCGGCTGGAGCGACGTGGGCGCATGGGATGCCGTATGGGACATCGCCGCCAAATGCCCGGACGGCAACTCGGTTTCGGGCGACGTCCTCATCGAGGACTCGCGCAACTGCCTGGTCCATGCAACGAACCGGCTGGTGGCGACGATCGGGCTCGACAACATCGTCGTGATCGAAACCGCCGATGCCGTTCTGGTCGTGCACAAGGACCATACCCAGGACGTCAAGCGCGTGGTGGAGACCTTCCGCACCCAGCATCGCAGCGAAATGGCGCATCACCGCGAGGTCAAGCGCCCCTGGGGTTCCTATGACTCCATCGGGCAGGGACCGCGCTACCAGATCAAGCGCATCACCGTGAAGCCGGGCGCGCGCCTGTCGTCGCAGATGCATCACCATCGCGCGGAACACTGGGTCGTCGTGTCCGGCACCGCGCGTATCCACAATGGCGACCGCACTTTCCTTTTGACAGAGAACCAATCCACCTACATCCCGCTCGGCGAGGTTCACTGCCTGGAGAACCCCGGCAAGATCCCGCTGGAACTCATCGAGGTGCAATCCGGCGCCTATCTGGGCGAAGACGACATCGTCCGTTTCGAAGATATGTACGGGCGGGTCTGA
- a CDS encoding GDP-mannose mannosyl hydrolase, whose protein sequence is MSSDAQAVPSAGRLSPERFRQAVDMLPLVSIDLLVRDPRGRYLLGLRGNPPAQRHWFVPGGRIRKGEALADALRRLSREELGVALPPSQWRFQGVYEHFYDVNFAGEPGMATHYVVLAYETRLGQESLPASLPATQHLGYRWDTPEEAAAAADVHPYTKAYFTEQHQ, encoded by the coding sequence ATGTCTTCTGACGCGCAGGCTGTTCCCAGCGCCGGCAGGCTGAGCCCCGAACGATTCCGGCAGGCCGTCGACATGCTGCCGCTGGTTTCCATCGACCTTCTGGTGCGCGACCCGCGCGGCCGCTATCTGCTCGGCCTGCGCGGCAACCCGCCCGCGCAACGGCACTGGTTCGTGCCGGGCGGCCGCATCCGCAAAGGCGAGGCGCTGGCCGACGCCCTGCGGCGGCTGTCGCGCGAAGAGCTGGGCGTGGCGCTGCCGCCGTCGCAATGGCGCTTCCAGGGCGTGTACGAACACTTCTACGACGTCAATTTCGCCGGCGAGCCCGGCATGGCCACGCACTACGTCGTTCTGGCCTATGAGACCCGGCTGGGGCAGGAATCGCTCCCCGCCTCGCTGCCCGCGACCCAGCACCTGGGCTATCGCTGGGACACCCCCGAGGAAGCCGCCGCCGCTGCGGACGTGCATCCCTACACCAAGGCATACTTCACGGAGCAACATCAATGA
- a CDS encoding polysaccharide biosynthesis/export family protein produces the protein MNTILRTLCRGGLLVALVSLLGACAFAPGMRYQSDFLVDPNDPNSKVEVKEITPQLAMQEAQARAQPLSDNVRKLIGTPRPYVIGPGDILSIVVWDHPELVLPTQTYSIGTGPTELSLGDTAAGIPGYPVSSDGYIQFPYVGLVKVAGLTEAQVRNVLTRGSANYIQDPQITVRVLGYRSKRVYVEGEVKTPGAMPITDVPMTLPEALNRSGGVLATADRSRVYVTRGGQTTRVDLPALQQAGIDPNAILLQSGDIVRVVPRDENKVFVMGEVTVPQALTMRDGVLTLGDALGETAGPSQLTSNPTNIYVVRSLPNATPEVFRLNSASPQAMAVAQKFPLESKDVVFVDAGNLVRWNRFISLLFPSAQTVQTVDAVRRD, from the coding sequence ATGAATACGATCCTTCGCACGCTTTGCCGAGGCGGCCTGTTGGTCGCGCTTGTTTCGTTGTTGGGCGCTTGCGCATTCGCGCCCGGCATGCGCTACCAATCCGACTTCCTCGTCGATCCCAACGATCCGAACTCAAAGGTCGAGGTCAAGGAAATCACGCCGCAGCTCGCCATGCAGGAAGCGCAGGCGCGCGCGCAGCCGCTCAGCGATAACGTTCGTAAACTTATCGGCACGCCGCGGCCCTACGTGATCGGACCGGGCGACATTCTTTCGATCGTGGTCTGGGACCATCCCGAACTAGTTCTTCCGACGCAGACCTACAGCATCGGAACGGGTCCCACCGAGCTGAGCCTTGGAGACACGGCCGCCGGTATTCCGGGCTATCCGGTGTCCTCGGATGGCTACATTCAGTTCCCCTATGTAGGCCTTGTGAAGGTAGCCGGACTGACGGAGGCGCAAGTCCGCAACGTGCTTACGCGCGGATCGGCCAACTATATTCAGGATCCTCAAATCACGGTGCGCGTGCTAGGTTATCGCAGCAAACGCGTATACGTGGAAGGCGAGGTCAAGACGCCCGGCGCGATGCCGATCACCGATGTGCCGATGACGCTGCCCGAAGCGCTCAACCGTTCCGGCGGCGTGCTCGCCACGGCGGATCGCAGCCGCGTCTACGTCACCCGCGGCGGCCAGACGACGCGCGTGGATCTGCCGGCGCTTCAGCAGGCGGGCATCGACCCGAACGCCATCCTGCTGCAGTCCGGAGACATCGTCCGCGTGGTGCCGCGCGACGAGAACAAGGTCTTTGTGATGGGAGAAGTGACTGTCCCGCAGGCGCTGACGATGCGCGATGGCGTGTTGACGCTCGGCGACGCGTTGGGCGAAACGGCTGGTCCGAGCCAGCTCACCAGTAATCCGACGAACATCTATGTCGTGAGGTCTCTTCCCAACGCGACACCGGAAGTATTCCGTTTGAACAGCGCGTCGCCGCAGGCCATGGCGGTCGCACAGAAATTCCCGCTCGAGTCCAAGGACGTGGTCTTTGTCGATGCGGGCAATCTGGTGCGGTGGAACCGCTTCATCTCGTTGCTGTTCCCCAGCGCGCAGACGGTCCAGACGGTGGACGCGGTACGCAGAGATTGA
- the fcl gene encoding GDP-L-fucose synthase: MADLDQHVFVAGHRGMVGSAIVRELGRRGYRNIVTRAHHELDLENQNQVNRFFCTQPVDTVYLAAAKVGGILANNTYPVDFLYRNLMMECNVIHAAFAAGVKRLMFLGSSCIYPKMAPQPMREDALLTGPLEPTNEPYAVAKIAGLKLCEAYNRQYGTRYLCAMPTNLYGPNDNYDLNNSHVLPALIRKFHEAREQGAPTVTIWGTGRPRREFLHVDDLARACVMLMESDAAEGVYNIGVGTDVSIAELAALVAQVVGYQGDLVYDTSKPDGTPRKLLDVSRVQALGWRAEMGLRQGIEATYHDYLRHAAGQALPLA, from the coding sequence ATGGCAGACCTCGACCAGCACGTATTCGTGGCCGGCCATCGCGGCATGGTGGGTTCCGCCATCGTGCGCGAATTGGGCCGGCGCGGCTATCGCAACATCGTCACGCGCGCGCATCACGAACTGGATCTAGAGAACCAGAACCAGGTCAACCGCTTCTTCTGCACGCAGCCCGTCGACACGGTGTACCTGGCGGCGGCGAAAGTGGGCGGCATCCTCGCCAACAACACATATCCGGTGGACTTCCTGTACCGCAACCTGATGATGGAATGCAATGTGATCCATGCGGCGTTCGCGGCAGGGGTCAAGCGCCTGATGTTCCTGGGCTCTTCCTGCATCTATCCCAAGATGGCGCCGCAGCCGATGCGCGAGGACGCCCTGTTGACCGGTCCTCTGGAGCCGACCAACGAGCCCTATGCCGTCGCCAAAATCGCAGGGCTGAAGCTGTGCGAGGCCTATAACCGGCAGTACGGCACGCGGTATCTGTGCGCCATGCCGACCAACCTGTACGGGCCCAACGACAACTACGACCTGAACAACAGCCACGTCCTGCCGGCGCTGATCCGCAAGTTCCACGAGGCGCGCGAACAGGGCGCGCCCACCGTGACGATCTGGGGCACCGGACGGCCGCGGCGCGAGTTCCTGCACGTCGATGACCTGGCCCGCGCCTGCGTCATGCTGATGGAATCGGACGCGGCCGAAGGGGTCTACAACATCGGCGTCGGCACGGACGTCTCCATCGCCGAACTGGCCGCGCTGGTGGCGCAGGTGGTGGGGTACCAGGGTGATCTGGTCTACGACACGAGCAAGCCGGATGGCACGCCACGCAAGCTGCTGGACGTCAGCCGCGTCCAGGCGCTGGGATGGCGCGCCGAAATGGGGCTGCGCCAGGGCATAGAGGCCACCTACCACGACTATCTGCGCCATGCCGCCGGGCAGGCGCTGCCGCTGGCCTAG
- the gmd gene encoding GDP-mannose 4,6-dehydratase, with the protein MPKRALITGITGQDGAYLAEFLLDKGYEVHGIKRRASLFNTARIDHLYQDPHKTPRNFVLHHGDMTDSCSLIRIVQAVQPDEIYNLAAQSHVGVSFEEPEYTANADALGTLRLLEAMRILKLEDRTRLYQASTSELYGLVQEVPQRETTPFYPRSPYAVAKLYAYWICVNYREAYGMYACNGILFNHESPRRGETFVTRKITRALARIALGLEDCLYLGNLSAKRDWGHARDYVEMQWMMLQQEKPEDFVIATGMQYSVRDFINVAARELGLLLAWEGEGVNETATVLLSPAYDAVKPGQVIVRVDPRYFRPTEVETLLGDPTKAREKLGWTPRTTFEGLVKEMIAADLKEAQRDALVEQNGYEVYAYKE; encoded by the coding sequence ATGCCAAAACGGGCATTGATTACGGGAATCACCGGCCAGGACGGCGCCTATCTCGCCGAGTTCCTCCTGGACAAAGGCTATGAGGTGCATGGCATCAAGCGCCGCGCCTCGCTGTTCAACACCGCCCGTATCGACCATCTGTATCAGGACCCGCACAAGACGCCGCGCAACTTCGTCCTGCACCACGGCGACATGACGGATTCCTGCAGCCTTATCCGCATCGTGCAGGCGGTGCAGCCGGACGAGATCTACAACCTGGCGGCGCAAAGCCACGTGGGCGTTTCCTTCGAGGAGCCGGAATACACGGCCAATGCCGACGCGCTGGGCACCCTGCGACTGCTGGAAGCCATGCGCATCCTCAAGCTGGAGGATCGTACCCGGCTGTACCAGGCCTCCACATCCGAACTCTACGGCCTGGTGCAGGAAGTGCCGCAGCGCGAGACCACGCCCTTCTACCCGCGCAGCCCCTACGCCGTCGCCAAGCTGTACGCATACTGGATCTGCGTGAACTATCGCGAAGCCTATGGCATGTACGCCTGCAACGGCATCCTGTTCAACCACGAGTCGCCGCGCCGCGGCGAGACCTTCGTCACGCGCAAGATCACCCGCGCGCTGGCGCGCATCGCGCTCGGCCTTGAAGACTGCCTGTACCTGGGGAATCTGTCGGCCAAGCGCGACTGGGGCCATGCGCGCGACTACGTCGAAATGCAGTGGATGATGCTGCAGCAGGAAAAGCCCGAGGACTTCGTCATCGCCACCGGCATGCAGTACAGCGTACGCGACTTCATCAACGTGGCCGCGCGCGAGCTGGGACTGCTGCTCGCATGGGAAGGCGAGGGAGTGAACGAGACGGCGACCGTGCTGCTCAGTCCCGCCTACGACGCCGTCAAACCCGGCCAGGTCATCGTCCGCGTGGACCCGCGCTACTTCCGCCCGACCGAAGTCGAAACCCTGCTCGGCGACCCGACCAAAGCCCGCGAAAAACTGGGCTGGACGCCGCGCACCACCTTCGAAGGGCTGGTCAAGGAAATGATCGCCGCCGACCTGAAGGAAGCGCAGCGCGATGCGCTGGTCGAGCAGAACGGCTACGAAGTCTACGCCTACAAGGAGTAG
- a CDS encoding polysaccharide biosynthesis tyrosine autokinase, with the protein MKQPPLQLEYASARAPDTPMMSYVDVLLANRFMIIVVTAIAILIGLAFYLVTPPVYQSDIAVQVEEELPSGTARSLLGDVSAIFDVKQAASGEMEILRSRLVVGHAVDYYQLYVHATPDYFPIVGRWLAKHHDSFALPPAVRDAIPGGWAWGGERIQVNRIDVPDDLIGKKLRLVALGAGAYELIDPVHDRRFEGRVGQLERFEVPGGAIEVQIDALQARPETSFTLIRSSRLEAIEALQARMGIFERGRQSGVIGVTLQGQDPVLTAAVLNEIGQEYVRQNTNRKTAQAEKSLAFLDQQLPVLKKQLEESESRYNALRNSRGTIDLGEEAKLVLGQSVETQNQIFQLKAKRQELITRFAPTHPSIEAIDRQIASLSGDMNKLNTKIRELPDLEQDVVRLTRDVKVNTDLYTGLLNNAQQLRMIRAGKVGNVRVVDTAVPAEKPLSPKAPIVLGVAAVAGLVLSVLAAFLRNALFGGLTDPDEIERFTGLPVLATVPYSDLQDRLWRRARRKNARIPALLAQSNGSTPPIESLRSFRTVLQVAMRDAENNIVVFTGPVAGVGKSFLSANFAFIQAAVGKRVLLIDADFRRGTLNRYFATPAENGLFEVLAGTVPLEAVTKRNIMNGVDFISTGKVTFDPSELLASDAFGECLHALAADYDIVIVDTAPVLSSSDAAVVGAHAAAVMVVVRSGMNTVGEIRETAKRLAQAGAPVAGVVFNGLKLQSEGLGYRPKYGPYRYSRASYYGENQP; encoded by the coding sequence ATGAAGCAGCCCCCTCTCCAGCTGGAATATGCCTCCGCCCGCGCGCCGGATACGCCGATGATGTCGTACGTGGACGTATTGCTGGCGAACCGTTTCATGATCATCGTCGTGACCGCTATCGCGATACTGATCGGCCTGGCGTTCTACCTTGTCACGCCGCCCGTGTATCAATCCGATATTGCGGTCCAGGTGGAAGAGGAGTTGCCATCGGGGACGGCCAGGAGCCTCCTCGGCGACGTATCGGCGATCTTCGACGTCAAGCAGGCGGCTTCGGGCGAAATGGAAATCCTGCGGTCCCGCCTGGTGGTTGGGCATGCCGTGGACTATTACCAGCTCTACGTCCATGCCACGCCCGACTACTTCCCCATCGTGGGACGGTGGCTCGCGAAGCATCACGACAGCTTCGCGCTGCCGCCGGCCGTCAGGGACGCCATTCCGGGCGGCTGGGCGTGGGGCGGCGAACGCATCCAGGTCAACCGCATCGACGTGCCGGACGACCTGATCGGCAAGAAGCTGCGCCTGGTGGCGCTTGGCGCCGGCGCCTACGAGCTGATCGATCCCGTGCATGACCGCCGTTTCGAAGGCCGCGTCGGTCAGCTCGAACGTTTCGAGGTGCCGGGCGGCGCGATCGAGGTCCAGATCGATGCGCTTCAGGCCCGTCCGGAAACGTCGTTCACTCTGATCCGCAGTTCGCGCCTGGAAGCGATCGAGGCCTTGCAGGCCCGCATGGGCATCTTCGAGCGCGGCCGCCAGTCGGGTGTGATCGGCGTCACGCTGCAGGGCCAGGATCCCGTGCTGACGGCCGCCGTGCTCAACGAGATCGGACAGGAGTACGTGCGCCAGAACACCAACCGCAAGACGGCGCAGGCGGAAAAGTCCCTGGCCTTCCTGGACCAGCAGCTGCCCGTGCTGAAGAAGCAGCTGGAGGAATCGGAAAGCCGCTACAACGCCCTGCGTAATTCGCGCGGCACGATCGACCTCGGTGAAGAGGCCAAGCTGGTGCTGGGACAGTCCGTGGAAACGCAGAACCAGATCTTCCAGTTGAAGGCCAAGCGGCAGGAGCTCATCACCCGCTTCGCGCCGACCCATCCGAGCATCGAGGCCATCGACCGGCAGATCGCCTCGTTGAGCGGCGACATGAACAAGCTGAATACCAAGATCCGCGAACTGCCCGACCTGGAGCAGGACGTGGTGCGCCTGACCCGGGACGTGAAGGTCAATACCGATCTCTATACGGGGCTGCTCAATAACGCGCAGCAATTGCGGATGATCCGGGCCGGCAAGGTCGGCAATGTCCGAGTGGTCGATACGGCAGTGCCAGCCGAGAAACCGCTGAGCCCGAAAGCGCCCATCGTGCTCGGCGTCGCGGCGGTGGCCGGCCTGGTGCTGAGCGTGCTGGCCGCGTTCTTGCGCAACGCCTTGTTCGGCGGCCTGACGGACCCCGACGAAATCGAGCGCTTCACCGGGCTGCCGGTGCTCGCCACCGTACCGTACAGCGACCTGCAGGACCGGCTGTGGCGCCGTGCGAGGCGCAAGAACGCCCGCATCCCTGCATTGCTGGCGCAGAGCAACGGCAGTACGCCGCCCATCGAAAGCCTGCGCAGCTTCCGCACGGTGCTGCAGGTGGCGATGCGCGACGCCGAAAACAACATCGTCGTCTTCACGGGTCCGGTCGCCGGCGTGGGCAAGTCCTTCCTGTCTGCCAACTTCGCCTTCATCCAGGCGGCGGTGGGCAAGCGGGTGCTGTTGATCGATGCCGACTTCCGGCGCGGCACCTTGAACCGCTATTTCGCCACGCCGGCCGAGAACGGGCTGTTCGAGGTGCTGGCGGGGACCGTGCCGCTGGAGGCCGTGACCAAGCGCAACATCATGAACGGCGTGGATTTCATTTCCACAGGCAAGGTCACGTTCGATCCCTCCGAGCTGCTGGCGTCGGATGCCTTCGGCGAATGCCTGCACGCGCTGGCGGCCGACTACGACATCGTCATTGTCGATACGGCGCCGGTGCTGTCGTCGTCCGATGCCGCGGTGGTGGGTGCGCATGCGGCCGCCGTCATGGTGGTGGTGCGTTCGGGCATGAATACCGTCGGCGAGATCCGCGAAACCGCCAAGCGGCTGGCGCAGGCCGGCGCGCCGGTGGCCGGGGTGGTCTTCAACGGCCTGAAGCTGCAATCGGAGGGTCTGGGTTACCGGCCCAAGTACGGACCCTATCGCTATTCCCGCGCCTCCTATTACGGCGAGAACCAGCCATAG
- a CDS encoding phosphomannomutase/phosphoglucomutase, with protein MDSPGAPQAAAYPPEVFRADEIRGRVGQQIDARFAHALGRAVGGWAMELDRRGVVIGKDGRLSSVELAAALQAGVRESGMAVIDIGMATTPLAWFAARLTDTGAAVSVTGGQDDDRYNGFKIMLDGVTLGDAALRALHGRMRSPAAASGSPGARALIDAGHCYASRLVSDVRLDRVMKVALDCRHGVAGSIAPAVLRELGCEVTELNCEITGVHGDGGPRAGEPRHVAELAAELRYSNCELALAIAGDGDRLIVVSKSGACIGADRLLILFARDVLSRHRGGAVLHDVRSSRNLAREIGQLGGIPIVCRAGDAHMSEKLRETGALLAGEAGGRIRFRDRWYGYSDGLYAAARLLELLSRHRDASDVLDALPQSCATPELRLDTAEGEQFRLVEALRARGRFLGARQVIHLDGVRVEYEDGFGLARPSRAQPAVLLRFEGDTGVALSRIQEDFRRQLLSVAPGLRLPF; from the coding sequence ATGGATTCGCCAGGTGCGCCGCAGGCGGCTGCTTACCCGCCGGAAGTCTTTCGCGCCGATGAAATCCGCGGCCGTGTCGGCCAACAGATCGATGCCCGTTTCGCGCATGCCCTGGGCCGCGCCGTGGGCGGCTGGGCGATGGAGCTGGATCGCCGCGGCGTGGTGATCGGCAAGGATGGGCGGCTCAGCAGCGTGGAGCTGGCCGCGGCCCTGCAGGCTGGCGTGCGCGAGTCCGGCATGGCGGTCATCGATATCGGCATGGCCACCACGCCGCTTGCCTGGTTCGCCGCGCGTCTGACCGATACGGGCGCGGCGGTTTCCGTCACCGGCGGCCAGGACGACGACCGCTACAACGGATTCAAGATCATGCTGGACGGCGTGACGCTGGGCGACGCGGCGTTGCGCGCGCTGCACGGCCGCATGCGTTCGCCGGCCGCCGCCTCGGGCTCGCCGGGCGCGCGCGCGCTCATCGACGCCGGGCACTGCTACGCCTCGCGCCTGGTCAGCGACGTGCGGCTGGATCGCGTAATGAAAGTCGCGCTGGACTGCCGTCACGGCGTGGCCGGCAGCATCGCCCCCGCGGTGCTGCGCGAGCTCGGCTGTGAAGTGACCGAACTGAACTGCGAGATTACCGGCGTGCATGGCGACGGCGGTCCGCGCGCCGGCGAGCCCCGCCATGTGGCGGAACTGGCGGCGGAGCTGCGCTATTCGAACTGCGAGCTGGCGCTTGCGATCGCCGGAGACGGCGATCGGCTGATCGTCGTGAGCAAGTCGGGAGCGTGCATCGGCGCCGACCGGCTGCTGATTCTCTTCGCACGCGATGTACTGAGCCGCCACCGCGGCGGCGCGGTGCTGCACGACGTGCGCAGCAGCCGCAATCTGGCCCGGGAAATCGGCCAACTGGGCGGCATCCCCATCGTGTGCCGCGCCGGCGACGCCCATATGAGCGAGAAACTGCGCGAGACCGGCGCGCTTCTTGCTGGGGAGGCCGGCGGCCGCATCCGCTTCCGCGACCGCTGGTATGGCTACAGCGACGGTTTGTACGCCGCCGCGCGCCTGCTGGAGCTGCTTTCCCGTCATCGCGATGCCTCCGACGTGCTGGACGCCCTGCCGCAGTCCTGCGCGACGCCGGAACTGCGCCTGGACACCGCCGAGGGCGAGCAGTTCAGGCTGGTAGAAGCGCTGCGGGCCCGGGGCCGTTTCCTGGGCGCGCGGCAGGTCATCCACCTTGACGGCGTGCGGGTGGAGTACGAGGACGGCTTCGGCCTGGCGCGTCCGTCCCGGGCGCAACCCGCGGTGCTGTTGCGCTTCGAGGGCGATACCGGCGTTGCCTTGTCCCGCATCCAGGAGGATTTCCGGCGCCAGTTGCTCAGCGTCGCACCCGGACTGCGGTTGCCTTTCTGA
- a CDS encoding undecaprenyl-phosphate glucose phosphotransferase: MNTSSVNVSGRLADTSVLYRLTDAAIVAAVGLAATSWLDARQGPDIAPIHAMLVYLCSFGTMAVFPAFRLYTSWRGRSLFDLSIRSLAAWTVVFAMAILISFLNHQVGAISRLWALVWYGGTAGGLIGVRLVVHGILREARDRGLDRKRVVMIGFGTLGHDLWRRAAAARSSGYEIAGIYVNTKEHLPAQAHHLNSLSELSPFIRKHEIREVWIALPVESSQLVREAIYHLRHDPIDVRWIPDVMSVRLLGHRVDEFLGVPAIELNSLPAAGIRGMAKEVFDRVFAFCVLVGLSPLLLAIAAAIKLTSRGPVLFKQARLGVDGKVFQVYKFRSMTVHKERDGVVTQATRNDSRVTRIGAFLRRTSLDELPQFINVLRGEMSVVGPRPHALEHNEQYKDVVARYMMRHRVKPGITGWAQVNGFRGQTDTVHKMRDRVEFDLYYIQNWTFLMDLRIIAKTALSGWTGKNVF, from the coding sequence ATGAATACGTCGTCGGTGAATGTCTCGGGCAGACTTGCCGATACGAGCGTCCTGTACAGGCTGACCGATGCCGCCATCGTCGCGGCGGTGGGGCTGGCAGCAACATCGTGGCTGGATGCGCGCCAGGGGCCGGACATCGCGCCCATCCACGCGATGCTGGTGTATCTGTGCAGCTTCGGCACCATGGCGGTCTTTCCGGCATTCAGGCTGTACACATCGTGGCGCGGCCGCAGCCTTTTCGATCTGTCCATCCGAAGTCTCGCGGCATGGACGGTCGTGTTCGCGATGGCGATTCTCATCAGCTTCCTGAATCACCAGGTGGGCGCGATCTCGCGCTTGTGGGCGCTGGTGTGGTACGGGGGAACGGCGGGCGGACTGATCGGCGTGCGCCTCGTCGTGCACGGCATCCTCCGCGAGGCGCGCGACCGGGGACTGGACCGCAAGCGCGTGGTGATGATCGGCTTCGGCACGCTTGGACACGACCTGTGGCGCCGCGCTGCCGCCGCACGCAGCTCCGGTTATGAGATCGCGGGCATCTACGTCAATACCAAAGAGCATCTTCCCGCCCAGGCCCATCACCTGAACTCGCTGAGCGAACTGTCTCCCTTCATCCGCAAGCATGAGATACGCGAAGTGTGGATCGCGCTTCCGGTCGAATCGAGCCAGCTGGTGCGCGAGGCCATCTATCACCTGCGGCACGATCCCATCGACGTGCGCTGGATTCCGGACGTGATGTCGGTGCGGCTACTCGGCCATCGGGTCGATGAATTCCTGGGCGTGCCGGCGATCGAACTGAACAGTCTGCCGGCCGCGGGCATCCGCGGCATGGCGAAGGAAGTGTTCGACCGGGTATTCGCGTTTTGCGTGCTGGTCGGCCTGTCGCCGCTGCTGCTCGCCATCGCGGCCGCCATCAAGCTGACGTCGCGCGGGCCTGTGCTCTTCAAGCAGGCGCGGCTCGGCGTCGACGGCAAGGTATTCCAGGTCTACAAGTTCCGCAGCATGACCGTCCACAAGGAACGGGACGGCGTGGTGACGCAGGCCACGCGCAACGACTCGCGCGTGACGCGCATCGGCGCTTTCCTGCGCCGCACCAGCCTGGACGAGCTGCCGCAGTTCATCAACGTGCTGCGCGGCGAAATGTCGGTGGTCGGCCCGCGGCCCCACGCGCTCGAACACAACGAGCAATACAAGGACGTGGTCGCGCGCTACATGATGCGCCACCGCGTCAAACCGGGGATCACCGGGTGGGCGCAGGTCAACGGCTTCCGCGGGCAGACCGACACGGTCCACAAGATGCGCGACCGCGTCGAGTTCGACCTGTACTACATCCAGAACTGGACCTTCCTGATGGACCTGCGCATCATCGCCAAGACCGCCCTGTCGGGCTGGACCGGAAAAAATGTCTTCTGA